One Salvia splendens isolate huo1 chromosome 12, SspV2, whole genome shotgun sequence genomic window carries:
- the LOC121758449 gene encoding thiosulfate/3-mercaptopyruvate sulfurtransferase 2-like isoform X1 — protein MAFGVLRRALFSSHSILHSTYSLSTLLQKSQSFTFIFTKEQLTSCSVSSHFSYKALGSVSRFMSTAAGASQSFLTMQSLSTNEPVVSADWLHVNLQEPDLKVLDASWYMPDEQRNSVQEYQVAHVPGALLFDIDGISDQTINLPHMLPSEEAFAAAVSALGIENKDNIVVYDGKGIFSAARVWWMFRVFGHDKIWVLDGGLPRWRALGFDVQSNSSNDAILKANAAYEAVEEVYKGHKVPITFQTKFRPHLLWMMEQVRKNVEEQTYQHIDARSKARFDGVAPEPRKGIRSGHITGSKCLPFPQVLDGSQMLLSADELKKKFDQEGISLDRPIMLSCGTGVTACIVVLGLHRLGKTDVPVYDGSWTEWVIVEDTPGV, from the exons ATGGCATTTGGAGTATTGCGTAGGGCCCTCTTCTCATCACACTCCATTCTTCACTCTACTTATTCTTTATCAACTCTCCTCCAAAAATCCCAAAGCTTTACCTTCATATTCACC AAAGAACAATTGACCTCATGCTCGGTCTCCTCCCATTTTTCATATAAGGCGCTGGGTTCAGTTTCACGTTTCATGTCCACAGCAGCTGGTGCATCGCAAAGTTTTCTTACTATGCAGTCCTTGTCAACGAATGAGCCTGTTGTTTCAGCTGACTGGCTTCATGTAAACCTACAAGAACCAGATTTGAAG GTGTTGGATGCATCCTGGTACATGCCAGATGAACAACGAAATTCAGTTCAAGAATATCAG GTTGCCCATGTTCCTGGTGCACtattatttgatattgatggCATCTCAGATCAAACTATCAAC TTGCCGCATATGTTGCCATCAGAAGAAGCATTTGCTGCTGCTGTTTCTGCCCTTGGCATTGAGAATAAAGATAATATTGTTGTTTATGATGGGAAGGGAATTTTCAGTGCAGCTCGTGTTTGGTG GATGTTTCGTGTATTCGGACACGATAAGATTTGGGTTTTGGACGGTGGCTTACCTAGATGGCGTGCTTTAGGCTTCGATGTTCAGTCGAACTCATCAAATGATGCTATATTGAAAGCTAATGCTGCATATGAAGCGGTAGAGGAAGTATACAAAGGACATAAG GTACCAATTACGTTCCAAACGAAGTTTCGACCGCATCTGCTGTGGATGATGGAGCAG GTTCGTAAAAACGTCGAGGAACAGACATATCAACATATTGATGCTCGCTCAAAAGCTAG ATTTGATGGTGTTGCACCGGAGCCACGGAAGGGGATAAGAAGTGGCCACATTACAGGGAGCAAATGTCTTCCCTTCCCCCAG GTGTTGGATGGTTCTCAGATGCTCCTATCTGCAGATGAGCTGAAGAAGAAATTTGATCAAGAAG GGATCTCACTGGACCGCCCCATTATGCTATCATGCGGCACTGGTGTGACTGCTTGTATTGTGGTATTG GGCCTTCATCGACTAGGGAAGACTGATGTTCCGGTATATGATGGTTCGTGGACAGAATGGGTAATAGTTGAAGATACACCTGGGGTTTGA
- the LOC121758449 gene encoding thiosulfate/3-mercaptopyruvate sulfurtransferase 1, mitochondrial-like isoform X2, translated as MKISVSLTSTNSWSKEQLTSCSVSSHFSYKALGSVSRFMSTAAGASQSFLTMQSLSTNEPVVSADWLHVNLQEPDLKVLDASWYMPDEQRNSVQEYQVAHVPGALLFDIDGISDQTINLPHMLPSEEAFAAAVSALGIENKDNIVVYDGKGIFSAARVWWMFRVFGHDKIWVLDGGLPRWRALGFDVQSNSSNDAILKANAAYEAVEEVYKGHKVPITFQTKFRPHLLWMMEQVRKNVEEQTYQHIDARSKARFDGVAPEPRKGIRSGHITGSKCLPFPQVLDGSQMLLSADELKKKFDQEGISLDRPIMLSCGTGVTACIVVLGLHRLGKTDVPVYDGSWTEWVIVEDTPGV; from the exons ATGAAAATTTCTGTTTCACTTACTTCAACGAATTCTTGGAGC AAAGAACAATTGACCTCATGCTCGGTCTCCTCCCATTTTTCATATAAGGCGCTGGGTTCAGTTTCACGTTTCATGTCCACAGCAGCTGGTGCATCGCAAAGTTTTCTTACTATGCAGTCCTTGTCAACGAATGAGCCTGTTGTTTCAGCTGACTGGCTTCATGTAAACCTACAAGAACCAGATTTGAAG GTGTTGGATGCATCCTGGTACATGCCAGATGAACAACGAAATTCAGTTCAAGAATATCAG GTTGCCCATGTTCCTGGTGCACtattatttgatattgatggCATCTCAGATCAAACTATCAAC TTGCCGCATATGTTGCCATCAGAAGAAGCATTTGCTGCTGCTGTTTCTGCCCTTGGCATTGAGAATAAAGATAATATTGTTGTTTATGATGGGAAGGGAATTTTCAGTGCAGCTCGTGTTTGGTG GATGTTTCGTGTATTCGGACACGATAAGATTTGGGTTTTGGACGGTGGCTTACCTAGATGGCGTGCTTTAGGCTTCGATGTTCAGTCGAACTCATCAAATGATGCTATATTGAAAGCTAATGCTGCATATGAAGCGGTAGAGGAAGTATACAAAGGACATAAG GTACCAATTACGTTCCAAACGAAGTTTCGACCGCATCTGCTGTGGATGATGGAGCAG GTTCGTAAAAACGTCGAGGAACAGACATATCAACATATTGATGCTCGCTCAAAAGCTAG ATTTGATGGTGTTGCACCGGAGCCACGGAAGGGGATAAGAAGTGGCCACATTACAGGGAGCAAATGTCTTCCCTTCCCCCAG GTGTTGGATGGTTCTCAGATGCTCCTATCTGCAGATGAGCTGAAGAAGAAATTTGATCAAGAAG GGATCTCACTGGACCGCCCCATTATGCTATCATGCGGCACTGGTGTGACTGCTTGTATTGTGGTATTG GGCCTTCATCGACTAGGGAAGACTGATGTTCCGGTATATGATGGTTCGTGGACAGAATGGGTAATAGTTGAAGATACACCTGGGGTTTGA
- the LOC121758034 gene encoding proteasome subunit alpha type-2-A produces the protein MGDSQYSFSLTTFSPSGKLVQIEHALTAVGSGQTSLGIKASNGVVIATEKKLPSILVDEASVQKIQTLTPNIGVVYSGMGPDSRVLVRKSRKQAEQYYRLYKEPIPVTQLVRETATVMQEFTQSGGVRPFGVSLLVAGYDDKGPQLYQVDPSGSYFSWKASAMGKNVSNAKTFLEKRYTEEMELDDAVHTAILTLKEGFEGQISGKNIEIGMIGNDRIFKVLSPSEVEDYLQEAE, from the exons ATGGGTGATAGTCAGTATTCTTTCTCCCTCACCACTTTCAG CCCTTCAGGAAAACTTGTTCAAATCGAACATGCTCTTACTGCAGTTGGATCTGGGCAAACTTCTTTGGGAATTAAAG CTTCTAATGGCGTTGTTATTGCAACTGAGAAGAAACTGCCATCGATTTTGGTTGATGAAGCATCA GTGCAGAAAATTCAGACTTTGACTCCAAATATTGGAGTTGTATACAG TGGCATGGGCCCTGATTCTCGAGTATTGGTTCGAAAAAGTAGAAAACAGGCGGAGCAATATTATCGTCTCTATAAA GAACCAATTCCCGTGACTCAATTGGTGAGGGAAACTGCTACTGTTATGCAGGAATTCACTCAGTCAGG TGGTGTGAGGCCCTTTGGTGTGTCACTTTTGGTTGCTGGATATGACGACAAGGGCCCTCAGCTATATCAG GTCGATCCTTCAGGTTCATACTTCTCTTGGAAAGCTTCAGCCATGGGAAAGAATGTTTCCAATGCAAAGACATTTCTGGAGAAGAG GTATACTGAGGAGATGGAACTTGACGATGCTGTTCATACAGCGATTCTGACATTGAAGGAGGG ATTCGAAGGACAAATTTCTGGCAAAAATATCGAGATTGGCATGATTGGCAACGACAGAATATTCAA GGTTTTGAGCCCATCTGAAGTGGAGGATTACTTGCAAGAGGCGGAATAG